From Anopheles darlingi chromosome 2, idAnoDarlMG_H_01, whole genome shotgun sequence, the proteins below share one genomic window:
- the LOC125948188 gene encoding hsp90 co-chaperone Cdc37, which produces MVDYSRWKDIEISDDEDDTHPNIDTPSLFRWRHQARVERMQEQEKKKETITIKKKTTEEKLHEAKEKLQRNEGNLDELKKSIEELEREQERVKQEEEELRKKEKMQPWNVDTISKPGFQKTVINKSAINRKPQELSEEQKELNLREFIKKYEKQLKQYGMLRKYDDSKKFLLDNHHLACEDTANYLVIWCIELEMQEKHELVAHVAHQCICMQYILDISKQLDVDPRACVGSFFQRIQETDNEYKKAFLDEIEAFKERIRKRAQEKLQKLVEEQEEEEKKARLGPGGLDPVEVFESLPEELQKCFETRDIGMLQEAMAKLPPEEARHHLQRCIDSGLWVPDAKSAAAATSGSGADTKDGEEPVYVHVKPKDSVEDSKDAEEKQDEGKSKE; this is translated from the exons ATGGTTGATTATAGCAGATGGAAGGATATTGAG ATTtccgacgatgaagacgatacGCATCCCAACATCGACACACCCTCGCTGTTTCGCTGGCGGCATCAGGCTCGCGTCGAGCGgatgcaggagcaggagaagaaaaaggaaacgataACTATTAAGAAAAAGACTACGGAGGAGAAACTGCACGAAGCCAAGGAGAAGCTGCAGCGCAACGAGGGCAATCTGGACGAGTTGAAGAAGAGCATTGAGGAGCTGGAGCGTGAGCAGGAGCGGGtgaagcaggaagaggaggaactgcgcaagaaggagaagatgcaACCGTGGAACGTGGACACGATCAGCAAGCCCGGCTTTCAGAAGACCGTCATTAACAAAAGTGCCATCAATCGGAAGCCGCAGGAGCTGAGCGAAGAGCAGAAGGAGCTGAATTTGCGCGAGTTCATCAAAAAGTACGagaagcagctgaagcagtATGGTATGTTGCGCAAGTACGATGATTCCAAGAAGTTCCTGCTGGACAACCATCATCTGGCGTGCGAGGACACGGCGAACTATCTGGTGATCTGGTGTATCGAGCTCGAGATGCAGGAGAAACACGAACTGGTGGCTCACGTCGCTCACCAGTGCATATGCATGCAGTACATTCTGGACATTTCCAAGCAGCTGGACGTTGATCCGCGGGCCTGCGTTGGTTCGTTCTTCCAGCGCATCCAGGAAACGGATAACGAGTATAAGAAAGCGTTTTTGGATGAAATTGAAGCGTTTAAGGAGCGCATTCGCAAGCGGGCTCAGGAAAAGCTCCAGAAGCTGGttgaggagcaggaggaggaagaaaagaaggcaCGACTAGGGCCGGGTGGGTTGGATCCGGTCGAGGTGTTCGAATCGTTGCCCGAGGAGCTGCAGAAGTGCTTCGAAACGAGAGACATCGGTATGCTGCAAGAGGCAATGGCCAAGCTGCCACCGGAGGAAGCTCGCCATCACCTACAGCGGTGCATCGACTCAGGATTGTGGGTACCGGATGCCAAGagtgcggctgctgcaacgTCGGGCAGTGGCGCTGATACGAAGGATGGCGAAGAGCCCGTCTATGTGCACGTGAAGCCCAAAGATAGTGTCGAGGATTCCAAGGATgccgaggagaagcaggacgaAGGCAAATCGAAAGAATGA
- the LOC125948204 gene encoding 60S ribosomal protein L6, protein MAPKDPKAAAPAKAAKKGKKNRVIKNYFLADGVRRFAPGKLHQRRKMFQLKNVKSKKTVKPKVAITVVKKIGGAKNGGERTVLLKKNKRSMPTKRYVKKRPARSCFRNHKRNTRRTLRKGKVLILVAGRHKGKRVVLLKVLSSGLLLVTGPFEVNACPLRRISQNYVIATKTSVDLKSFEVPKHINDRYFRRVLEKKKKDPRVERDIFAKKEFKYVPSEQRKADQKEVDAAVLKAIKGHKEGPTVLRYLKSMFSLRSNQYPHRMRF, encoded by the coding sequence ATGGCCCCGAAGGATCCGAAGGCCGCCGCACCGGCCAAAGCCgccaaaaagggcaaaaagaACCGCGTCATCAAGAACTACTTCCTGGCCGACGGTGTGCGTCGATTTGCGCCCGGTAAGCTGCACCAGCGCCGGAAAATGTTCCAGCTGAAGAACGTCAAGTCGAAGAAGACCGTGAAGCCGAAGGTAGCCATTACTGTTGTGAAGAAGATCGGTGGAGCCAAGAACGGCGGCGAACGTACCgtgctgctgaagaagaacaagCGCTCCATGCCCACGAAGCGCTACGTGAAGAAGCGTCCGGCCCGCAGCTGCTTCCGTAACCACAAGCGCAACACCCGCCGCACGCTCCGCAAGGGTAAGGTGCTGATCCTGGTGGCCGGGCGTCATAAGGGAAAGCGCGTcgtgctgctgaaggtgctgTCGTCGGGTCTGCTCCTGGTGACCGGACCGTTCGAGGTGAACGCTTGCCCGCTTCGTCGCATCTCCCAGAACTACGTCATCGCTACCAAGACCTCGGTGGATCTGAAGAGCTTCGAGGTGCCGAAGCACATCAACGACCGGTACTTCCGACGTGtgctcgagaagaagaagaaggacccGCGCGTCGAGCGGGACATCTTCGCCAAGAAGGAGTTCAAGTACGTCCCATCGGAGCAGCGCAAGGCCGACCAGAAGGAGGTGGATGCCGCCGTCCTGAAGGCGATCAAGGGTCACAAGGAGGGACCGACGGTTCTGCGCTACCTGAAATCGATGTTCTCGCTGCGCTCCAACCAGTATCCCCATCGCATGCGCTTCTAA
- the LOC125948177 gene encoding glycine receptor subunit alpha-3-like encodes MSKQYVLGGLLVMVVHCIREINGEYQTSLTFNDILPEDPKLYDKMRPPKKDGQPTSVAFHVTVMGLDSIDENSMTYAADIFFAQTWKDHRLRLPENMTSEYRLLEVDWLKNMWRPDSFFKNAKSVTFQTMTIPNHYMWLYKDKTILYMVKLTLKLSCAMNFLIYPHDTQECKLQMESLSHTTDDMVFQWDEEVPLVVDEHIELPQLALVKNYTADCTQVYSTGNFTCLEVVFVLKRRLGYYLFHTYIPTCLIVIMSWVSFWIKPEAAPARVTLGVTSLLTLSTQHAKSQASLPPVSYLKAVDAFMSVCTIFVFMALMEYCLVNIVLGDSDPPTPKPHPPKMDKFFDFNAKNGKRNSKSHDHPHDVPITTFQRQESTLLLSPVPHIQTIPPPPCKPASAIPKLTPAQMRLKRAINIDRFSRVFFPFLFTLLNVTYWIMFWEYI; translated from the exons ATGTCGAAGCAGTATGTATTGGGTGGACTGCTCGTGATGGTGGTACACTGTATCCGAGAGATCAACGGAGAGTACCA AACCAGTCTTACGTTCAACGACATTTTACCGGAGGATCCAAAGCTGTACGATAAGATGCGGCCACCGAAGAAGGACGGGCAACCGACCAGCGTCGCCTTCCACGTGACCGTTATGGGGCTGGATTCGATCGACGAAAACTCGATGACGTACGCGGCCGACATCTTTTTCGCGCAAACCTGGAAGGATCACCGGTTACGGTTGCCGGAGAATATGACTTCCGAGTATCGGTTGCTCGAGGTGGACTGGCTCAAAAACATGTGGCGACCGGATTCGTTTTTCAAGAACGCCAAATCGGTCACCTTCCAAACGATGACCATTCCCAATCACTACATGTGGCTGTACAAGGACAAGACGATACTGTACATGGTGAAGCTGACACTGAAGCTGTCCTGTGCGATGAACTTCCTCATCTATCCTCACGATACGCAGGAATGCAAGCTGCAGATGGAGAGCC TATCTCACACAACGGACGATATGGTGTTCCAATGGGACGAAGAGGTACCACTGGTGGTAGATGAGCACATCGAGCTGCCACAACTGGCGCTGGTTAAGAACTATACGGCCGATTGCACGCAGGTCTATTCCACCGGTAACTTCACCTGTCTCgaggtggtgtttgtgttgaaGCGACGCCTAGGATACTATCTGTTTCACACCTACATTCCAACCTGTCTTATCGTCATCATGTCG TGGGTTTCGTTTTGGATCAAACCGGAAGCGGCTCCGGCACGCGTAACGTTGGGTGTGACGTCACTGCTGACGCTCAGCACACAGCACGCCAAATCGCAGGCATCGCTACCACCGGTCTCCTACCTGAAGGCGGTCGATGCCTTCATGTCCGTTTGCACAATATTTGTGTTTATGGCGCTGATGGAGTACTGTCTGGTGAACATTGTATTGGGTGATTCAgatccaccgacaccgaagccACATCCACCCAAGATGGATAAGTTCTTCGATTTCAAtgccaaaaatggcaaacggaACAGCAAATCGCATGATCATCCGCATGACGTTCCCATCACGACGTTCCAGCGCCAGGAGAGCACACTGCTGCTATCGCCCGTGCCACACATTCAAACgataccgccaccaccctGCAAACCGGCCTCGGCCATACCGAAGCTAACGCCAGCTCAGATGCGCCTCAAGCGCGCCATCAACATCGATCGCTTCTCCCGAGtgttctttccctttctctttacTCTGCTCAACGTTACGTACTGGATCATGTTCTGGGAGTACATTTAA
- the LOC125951840 gene encoding odorant receptor 85c-like yields MAESSEESTEVRFKSFIRVPEGFFDVIGVARYVPTKNIKRLRFVLFWSSFGNTAVCVVLEMIYFVLAARSGLANFLQLTALASCTGFSALSVAKIMTIKLHETKLKEMLRELELLFPGTAMLQDHYGVHRYYREGQLVMKSFSVLYMILIWIFNLMPLVSMVIGYRTERVWHKELPYFMWYWYDWHQAGYFEITFVQQNWGGFVSAVYNLSTDLMYCAFILLFCIQFDIVAQRLRHARPDDRAGLVETVRIHQKVIELCNQLERIFSPSLLVNFMLSSVIICLVGFQATAGVQPIDLFKFILFLISSLVQVFLLCYYGNKLIVASDQISYSAFEGHWINASSSYQKSLLLVMVRSLKPQKLTALKFSVISLASFSKILSTSFSYFTLLKAIYEP; encoded by the exons ATGGCAGAATCTTCTGAGGAGTCAACTGAGGTGCGCTTTAAGTCGTTCATACGTGTGCCCGAAGGGTTCTTCGATGTAATCGGTGTCGCACGGTATGTCCCAACGAAAAATATAAAACGGCTCCGATTCGTACTGTTCTGGAGCAGCTTCGGCAACACCGCGGTGTGCGTCGTACTCGAGATGATCTACTTTGTGCTGGCAGCTAGGAGCGGTTTAGCCAATTTTCTGCAGCTAACGGCACTAGCCTCGTGCACCGGATTCTCCGCCCTCTCGGTGGCGAAAATCATGACGATCAAGCTACATGAAACAAAGCTGAAGGAGATGTTACGTGAGCTGGAATTGCTGTTTCCCGGGACAGCCATGCTACAGGACCATTACGGTGTCCACCGGTACTACCGCGAGGGACAACTTGTGATGAAATCGTTCAGCGTTCTCTACATGATACTGATCTGGATCTTCAACCTCATGCCACTGGTGTCGATGGTGATCGGTTACCGTACGGAGCGTGTGTGGCATAAGGAGCTACCGTACTTTATGTGGTACTGGTACGATTGGCATCAGGCCGGCTATTTCGAGATCACCTTTGTACAGCAAAACTGGGGCGGATTCGTGTCGGCCGTCTATAACCTTTCTACCGATCTCATGTACTGTGCCTTCATTCTGCTGTTTTGCATTCAATTCGACATCGTAGCCCAACGGTTGCGCCATGCCCGGCCAGATGATCGCGCCGGACTGGTCGAAACCGTTCGTATCCACCAGAAGGTGATCGAGCTGTGTAATCAGCTCGAGCGCATCTTTTCGCCCTCGCTCTTGGTCAACTTTATGCTCAGCTCGGTCATTATCTGCCTGGTCGGATTTCAGGCGACTGCCGGCGTTCAACCGATTGATCTGTTCAAGTTCATCCTCTTCTTGATATCCTCGCTGGTGCAGGTATTCCTGCTGTGTTACTATGGCAATAAGCTCATCGTGGCG AGTGACCAGATCTCGTATAGTGCCTTCGAGGGCCACTGGATCAACGCTTCGAGCTCGTACCAgaaatcgctgctgctggtcatggTGCGCTCGCTCAAACCGCAGAAACTAACCGCCCTAAAGTTTTCCGTCATTTCCTTGGCCAGCTTCTCAAAG ATCCTTAGTACGTCCTTCTCGTACTTTACGCTGCTGAAAGCGATCTATGAACCATAG
- the LOC125948153 gene encoding ribosomal protein S6 kinase delta-1: MLVGGRRKAETWVHSFSVDNETRKYKGFTVYRITSIVFPRSAPEALTRVILWKRFSEVKKLYKELVRRHRERHLTGTVPELTEQSYFKRFDPSIIEQRKRYILRLLEFAGQEPILYRSHAFVSFFARGISVDEEDDSPVTIATATEAKENGKPERATSNTDGSVNGGALEATAKGNIETIRQQLGIRRPVELSLVDPRRDGTIETPCCSSTSGGEGDEDEDEVDGSETPQPAAAPAPPVTAANEADGYSSAGSLIGSETGSLSREPSEEEAAAAAAMDYLVDAAIVFSKAVEAEANGDYKEAFERYKAGIDRLLSGAKDDANVTRRRIAKEKSGKYVSKAEEIYERYLREAEEQGNRAGEQPELGPIFPDDPSSPIQLLERPLNYLSRYKVVKVIGTVMQVQDVTDKQFYIMKSIRRPLPSSAGLPIPSAAVFPQDVPYMVPLVAYFQSTDGCIFLLLRLVCAGKLWDFIRSYRKPVTERYCPTPTPEDAEELHECSEAVVGEDCQYDREADSCGTADRCDAGFLNLIQEYSNSSNARGPTSQQQEKEETTQLEHSTSNKTEEWVSERSKVAMDATDGAFDTDEIGMEAHPDDDFAELEQREQKEDSEADAPVVPSFDVLSQDMDVQELLSCSQQLLKVVAQTLEESSDQAAELESARAEENLKNNNSVAGKEMQLHEEAAADGRVNSKSHSSQLALATTVRTASINDNDGRLPNSEELPNGIHHGCSGDLLPEGVVRRWISELVIAIDALHFNGIVCGDLTMDNLLLGPEGQLMLTYFHRRGESFFNQQATMTGSSVTVAPKQSAIRGLYVAPERPLEPRSDYWSVGVIMFELLTKRSFVACHPSGVFCYHEVQYPEGVEVSSEARELLEGLLQPDVERRYDFKRIIASPFFRSVDWSEVKQRGHHSWDNISRGKRL, encoded by the exons ATGTTAGTTGGCGGCCGAAGAAAAGCGGAAACATGGGTGCACAGCTTTTCGGTGGACAACGAAACGCGCAAGTACAAGGGCTTCACCGTCTACCGCATCACCTCCATA GTGTTTCCACGCTCCGCACCCGAAGCCCTGACCCGTGTGATCCTCTGGAAGCGCTTCAGTGAGGTAAAGAAGCTGTACAAGGAGCTGGTACGGCGGCACCGAGAGCGCCACCTGACAGGAACGGTACCGGAGCTAACCGAGCAGTCCTACTTCAAGCGCTTTGATCCGTCGATCATCGAGCAGCGTAAGCGGTACATACTGCGTCTGTTGGAGTTTGCCGGCCAAGAACCGATCCTTTACCGTTCCCATGCCTTCGTGAGCTTTTTCGCGCGCGGAATATCAGtggacgaagaggacgacagTCCGGTGACCATTGCGACCGCtaccgaagcgaaggaaaatggaaaacctgaACGTGCTACTAGTAACACCGACGGCTCGGTGAATGGTGGTGCATTGGAAGCGACGGCCAAGGGTAATATTGAGACAATAAGGCAGCAGCTAGGAATACGTCGGCCGGTCGAGCTGAGTTTAGTCGATCCGAGGCGCGATGGCACGATCGAGACGCCCTGTTGTTCGAGTACGAGCGGTGGAGAGggcgatgaggacgaggatgaagtGGATGGTTCTGAGACACCACAaccagccgcagcaccagcacctccagTGACAGCAGCCAATGAAGCAGATGGGTACAGCAGTGCCGGTTCGCTGATCGGCTCCGAGAcgggctctctttctcgagagCCCTCGGAAGAggaggcggcggcagcggcggccatGGATTACCTTGTTGACGCTGCAATCGTATTCAGCAAAGCGGTCGAAGCCGAAGCAAACGGGGACTACAAGGAAGCGTTCGAGCGGTACAAAGCAGGCATCGACCGGTTGCTAAGCGGGGCGAAGGATGATGCAAATGTCACTAGGCGCCGGATTGCGAAGGAGAAGAGCGGCAAGTATGTATCGAAGGCCGAAGAGATCTACGAGCGGTATCTACGGGAAGCCGAAGAACAGGGCAACCGTGCTGGTGAACAGCCGGAGCTTGGCCCCATTTTCCCCGATGATCCCAGCTCTCCGATACAGCTGCTCGAGCGGCCGCTCAACTATCTGTCCCGTTATAAGGTCGTCAAGGTGATCGGTACCGTGATGCAGGTGCAGGACGTGACCGATAAACAGTTCTACATTATGAAGAGCATTAGACGACCGCTACCGTCGTCGGCAGGACTGCCGATCCCCAGTGCTGCCGTCTTCCCACAGGATGTGCCTTACATGGTACCGCTGGTGGCGTACTTCCAATCGACGGATGGTTGCATTTTTCTGTTACTCCGCCTGGTGTGTGCCGGTAAGCTGTGGGATTTCATTCGTTCCTACCGTAAACCAGTAACTGAACGCTATTGCCCGACACCTACACCGGAGGATGCGGAAGAGCTGCATGAATGCAGCGAAGCGGTGGTGGGGGAAGATTGTCAGTACGATCGTGAAGCGGATTCATGCGGTACAGCCGATCGATGTGATGCGGGATTTCTCAATCTCATTCAGGAGTACAGCAATAGTAGCAATGCAAGGGGACCAactagccagcagcaggagaaggaagagacgACGCAACTAGAACATTCCACTTCGAACAAGACTGAAGAGTGGGTCAGCGAGCGATCTAAGGTGGCTATGGATGCAACGGATGGTGCTTTCGATACCGATGAGATCGGAATGGAGGCGCACCCGGACGATGATTTCGCGGAACTGGAGCAGAGAGAACAAAAGGAGGATAGTGAAGCAGACGCACCGGTGGTTCCTTCGTTCGATGTCCTTTCGCAGGATATGGACGTGCAGGAGCTGCTATCATGCAGCCAACAGTTGCTGAAGGTGGTAGCCCAAACACTGGAAGAATCTAGCGACCAAGCGGCGGAACTGGAGTCCGCGAGAGCAGAAGAAAATCTCAAAAATAATAACAGTGTGGCTGGCAAGGAGATGCAACTGCACGAAGAggccgctgctgatggtcgAGTAAATAGTAAATCTCACTCTAGTCAATTAGCTTTAGCGACGACGGTCAGGACGGCAAGTATTAACGATAACGATGGGCGACTGCCTAATAGCGAGGAATTGCCGAACGGAATCCACCATGGATGTAGCGGAGATCTACTACCGGAGGGTGTCGTACGTCGTTGGATTAGCGAACTGGTGATCGCTATCGATGCTCTTCACTTCAATGGAATTGTTTGCGG TGACCTGACGATGGATAACCTGCTGCTCGGTCCCGAAGGACAGCTGATGCTGACGTACTTCCATAGGCGTGGAGAATCGTTCTTCAACCAGCAGGCAACGATGACCGGAAGCAGTGTTACGGTTGCACCGAAGCAGTCCGCCATTCGGGGCCTTTACGTGGCACCAGAGCGTCCACTGGAACCACGGTCCGATtactggtcggttggtgtgatCATGTTCGAGCTGCTAACGAAACGGTCCTTCGTCGCCTGCCACCCGTCTGGTGTGTTTTGTTACCACGAGGTCCAGTACCCGGAGGGTGTAGAGGTTTCGAGTGAGGCGCGAGAATTGTTAGAAGGACTGCTGCAGCCGGACGTGGAGCGACGGTACGACTTCAAGCGAATCATCGCCAGCCCGTTCTTTCGAAGCGTCGACTGGAGCGAAGTCAAGCAACGAGGACATCATTCTTGGGACAATATCTCCCGTGGGAAAAGGCTCTAA
- the LOC125948206 gene encoding 40S ribosomal protein S3 yields the protein MNKNESKKRRFVANGMFRAELNEFLTRELAEDGYSGVEVRVTPTRTEIIIMATRTQNVLGEKGRRIRELTSVVQKRFGFAPGSVELYAEKVATRGLCAIAQAESLRYKLIGGLAVRRACYGVLRFIMESGAKGCEVVVSGKLRGQRAKSMKFVDGLMIHSGDPCNEYVDTATRHVLLRQGVLGIKVKIMLPWDPNGKIGPKKPLPDNVSVVEPKDEIMYSTPRSEPKNKPLEPVDLVGGEIPA from the exons ATGAACAAAAACGAGTCGAAGAAACGCCGG TTCGTTGCCAATGGCATGTTCCGTGCTGAGCTGAACGAGTTCCTGACTCGTGAGTTGGCCGAGGATGGTTACTCCGGTGTGGAGGTGCGTGTCACTCCGACTCGCActgagatcatcatcatggccacaCGCACCCAGAATGTGCTCGGTGAGAAGGGACGCCGCATCCGTGAGCTGACCTCCGTTGTCCAGAAGCG CTTCGGATTCGCGCCCGGCTCCGTTGAGCTGTACGCCGAGAAGGTGGCCACGCGCGGTCTGTGCGCAATTGCTCAGGCTGAATCGCTCCGATACAAGCTGATCGGTGGTCTGGCCGTGCGCCGTGCTTGCTATGGTGTGCTGCGCTTCATCATGGAATCGGGCGCCAAGGGTTGCGAGGTGGTTGTGTCGGGCAAGCTGCGTGGTCAGCGTGCCAAGTCGATGAAGTTCGTTGACGGGCTCATGATCCACTCGGGAGACCCGTGCAACGAGTACGTCGATACCGCCACCCGTCACGTCCTGCTGCGCCAGGGAGTGCTCGGTATTAAGGTCAAGATCATGCTGCCGTGGGATCCGAATGGCAAGATTGGCCCGAAGAAGCCCCTGCCCGACAACGTGTCCGTGGTGGAGCCGAAGGACGAGATCATGTATTCCACGCcacgaagcgaaccgaagaaCAAGCCGCTCGAACCCGTCGATCTCGTCGGTGGAGAGATCCCAGCCTAA
- the LOC125948225 gene encoding gustatory and odorant receptor 24 produces the protein MSLFFNSETMRFESTLLDSKNNRNVFLDVRPVSEEDADPSTGRLAGLQGKAPHAFSNRVGFPPLTPREAFVDQSSTIMVYESSKPIYMVLRALGVMPYTRLAKGESVFALSSPAMFYCVTFFILLTIYLLFIALSRIEIVRTLEGRFEEAVIAYLFIVNILPILIIPLMWYETRKVASIMNGWADFEIVYRKTAGRELELRLRTKAMLIAVLLPILCSLSVAITHVTMVDFRLLQVIPYCILDTITYMMGGYWYMTCETLSTTAKILADDFQKALRHVGPAAKVSEYRSLWLRLSKLSRDTGFATCYTFTFICLYLFFIITLSIYGLMSQISDGFGVKDIGLAVTAFCSVGLLFYICDEAHYASFNVRTNFQKKLLMVELSWMNTDAQTEINMFLRATEMNPSSINLGGFFDVNRTLFKSLLATMVTYLVVLLQFQISIPDEPSAMLLHNRTTLS, from the exons ATGAGTCTGTTTTTCAACTCCGAAACAATGCGGTTCGAAAGTACGCTGCTCGATtcgaaaaacaatcgaaacgtGTTTCTGGATGTGCGGCCCGTTTCCGAAGAGGATGCTGATCCGTCGACGGGTCGGTTGGCTGGATTGCAGGGCAAGGCACCGCATGCATTCAGCAATCGTGTCGGATTTCCACCGCTTACCCCACGGGAGGCCTTCGTAGATCAGTCCTCGACCATC ATGGTGTACGAAAGCTCGAAACCGATCTATATGGTTCTGCGTGCCCTGGGCGTGATGCCGTACACGCGTCTCGCGAAGGGTGAATCCGTATTTGCGCTTTCGTCTCCGGCCATGTTCTACTGCGTGACATTCTTCATCTTGCTCACGATCTATCTGCTGTTTATCGCGCTGAGCCGTATCGAGATCGTGCGGACGCTTGAGGGCCGGTTCGAGGAGGCCGTAATTGCGTACCTGTTCATCGTGAACATTCTGCCGATCCTGATAATACCGCTGATGTGGTACGAAACACGCAAGGTCGCCTCGATCATGAATGGGTGGGCCGACTTTGAGATCGTCTATCGGAAGACGGCGGGCCGTGAGCTGGAGCTGCGGCTACGAACGAAAGCGATGCTGATTGCCGTGCTGCTACCGATCCTGTGCTCCCTTTCGGTGGCCATCACGCACGTGACGATGGTGGACTTTAGATTGTTGCAAGTCATCCCGTACTGTATCCTCGATACGATCACCTACATGATGGGTGGCTACTGGTACATGACATGCGAGACACTCAGCACGACGGCGAAGATCCTGGCGGATGACTTCCAGAAAGCCCTGCGACACGTCGGCCCCGCTGCCAAGGTGTCCGAGTATCGATCACTATGGTTACGGTTAAGCAAGCTTTCGCGCGATACAGGCTTCGCCACGTGCTACACGTTCACGTTTATTTGTCTGTATCtattcttcatcatcaccctgTCGATCTACGGGCTCATGTCGCAAATTTCCGATGGTTTCGGGGTGAAGGACATTGGGCTTGCTGTCACGGCGTTCTGTAGCGTTGGGCTGCTGTTCTATATCTGCGATGAGGCACACTACGCGTCGTTCAATGTGCGTACCAACTTCcagaagaagctgctgatggtggagcTGAGCTGGATGAACACGGATGCCCAAACGGAGATCAACATGTTCCTGCGAGCCACCGAGATGAACCCATCCAGCATTAATTTGGGTGGATTTTTCGATGTCAACCGTACGCTCTTCAAATCG CTACTAGCAACGATGGTAACATatttggtggtgctgctgcagttccaAATCAGTATTCCTGATGAGCCAAGTGCGATGCTTTTGCACAACAGAACCACTTTGTCATAA